One window from the genome of Rhodopirellula halodulae encodes:
- a CDS encoding TIM barrel protein, translating into MPLISPQDAASLNANETQTKNSDSKLKQSIMGWCFKPMPVETLAKEAKQIGYVALEGIGAEHYPMIQKMGLEISLVGSHGFQKGPVDPANHDAVEKSLRDGIDLAVKVGSPSVITFTGMHTPGISDQAAFANCVACWKRVMPYAEQYGIQLVLEHLNSVDDSHPMKGHPGYWGDDIHRCVDLIRAVDSPSMKLLFDVYHVQIMHGDVIRHLRRYHETVGHYHTAGNPGRGELDFNQEINYPPIIRAIRETGYTGYVAQEFIPTRPDPIDSLRQAFTLCDV; encoded by the coding sequence ATGCCGCTTATCTCGCCCCAAGACGCTGCCAGTCTGAATGCCAACGAAACGCAAACGAAGAACTCAGATTCGAAGCTAAAGCAATCCATCATGGGATGGTGCTTCAAACCGATGCCGGTTGAAACGCTCGCCAAAGAAGCCAAACAGATTGGCTACGTCGCGCTCGAGGGCATCGGTGCAGAGCACTACCCAATGATCCAGAAAATGGGTCTGGAAATTTCCTTGGTCGGCAGCCATGGATTTCAAAAGGGCCCGGTCGACCCCGCCAACCACGACGCGGTGGAGAAGTCTCTGCGTGACGGAATCGACTTGGCGGTGAAAGTCGGCTCGCCTTCGGTCATCACATTCACCGGAATGCACACACCCGGGATCTCAGATCAAGCCGCCTTTGCGAACTGCGTGGCCTGCTGGAAACGAGTGATGCCGTATGCAGAGCAATACGGTATCCAGTTGGTCCTGGAACATCTCAACAGCGTGGATGATTCACACCCAATGAAGGGACACCCCGGATACTGGGGCGACGACATCCATCGATGCGTGGATTTGATTCGTGCGGTGGATTCGCCCTCCATGAAACTGCTTTTTGATGTTTACCACGTGCAAATTATGCACGGAGACGTCATCCGGCATCTACGCCGTTATCACGAGACTGTGGGGCATTATCACACCGCGGGGAATCCAGGGCGCGGAGAGCTGGATTTTAACCAAGAAATCAACTATCCACCTATCATCCGAGCGATCCGAGAGACCGGTTATACTGGCTACGTTGCTCAGGAATTTATCCCCACCCGCCCTGATCCAATTGACTCCCTACGTCAGGCCTTCACGCTTTGTGACGTTTGA
- a CDS encoding ParA family protein yields the protein MRSIAVINQKGGVGKTTSSVNLAAALARSGKRVCVMDLDPQAHASLHLGVTAIDGSVPSMYEVLCSDTTLAEARQQVSENLFVVPSNLDLAAAEMELAGEVGREMILSDKLADDEEAFDYLVLDCPPSLGVLTLNALVAVEEVFLPLQPHFLALHGLSKLLRTIEVVSRRMNNKLRLSGVVLCMYDANTRLAAEVSTDIDEFFAASKDGREFFAGAKFFDTRIRRNIRLAEAPSFGQSIFDYSGDSNGAVDYQSLAEEVLAQEEASVGQPMEVSSNARMAA from the coding sequence ATGCGTTCGATCGCCGTAATCAACCAAAAAGGTGGCGTGGGCAAAACGACCAGCAGTGTCAACTTGGCCGCCGCACTCGCACGGTCCGGAAAACGCGTCTGTGTGATGGACTTGGATCCTCAAGCTCACGCATCGCTGCACTTAGGCGTCACCGCAATCGACGGTAGCGTTCCATCGATGTACGAAGTGCTCTGCAGCGACACGACGCTGGCGGAAGCACGTCAGCAAGTCTCTGAGAACCTCTTCGTGGTTCCGTCCAATTTGGACTTGGCCGCTGCTGAAATGGAATTGGCCGGTGAAGTTGGCCGAGAAATGATCCTCAGCGATAAGTTGGCTGACGACGAAGAAGCGTTTGACTACTTGGTTTTGGATTGTCCGCCAAGTTTGGGCGTGCTGACGCTGAACGCATTGGTCGCCGTTGAAGAAGTGTTCCTGCCGTTGCAGCCTCACTTCCTCGCACTACACGGTTTGTCAAAGCTGTTGCGGACCATCGAAGTCGTCTCGCGCCGGATGAATAACAAACTGCGATTGAGTGGTGTGGTGCTTTGCATGTACGACGCCAACACGCGTCTGGCGGCGGAAGTCAGCACCGATATCGACGAGTTCTTTGCCGCCTCGAAGGACGGTCGCGAATTTTTCGCGGGAGCCAAGTTCTTTGACACGCGAATCCGCCGCAACATTCGTTTGGCAGAAGCACCCAGTTTTGGCCAGTCAATTTTTGACTACTCCGGCGATAGCAACGGAGCCGTTGACTATCAATCGCTCGCGGAAGAAGTCTTGGCCCAAGAAGAAGCCAGCGTTGGACAGCCGATGGAAGTCAGCAGCAACGCTCGGATGGCGGCTTGA
- a CDS encoding DUF6702 family protein — protein sequence MISALCACGILLSGVLMHPTRETLCELQWNDESQSIEIAFRLSLGDEERLLKEAKTRLQRWESEPTEGLDTNVKLKPQQVAFGRHMTFSNDESCPPAETRSNAAQFRWIGRQEEGIHVWWFLEYSSAKTDKTNGDGATSKPVTSKPPTYVRCDLFAEAARTTPHPNGHPPHDAFQNTFIVLGHPVPVSAVITPREPVAKLQWPE from the coding sequence ATGATCTCCGCCCTTTGTGCCTGCGGCATTTTGCTCAGTGGGGTGTTGATGCATCCCACGCGGGAAACGCTTTGTGAACTTCAGTGGAACGACGAATCGCAGTCCATCGAGATTGCGTTTCGTCTCTCGCTCGGCGACGAGGAACGTCTGTTGAAAGAAGCCAAGACCCGTCTTCAAAGGTGGGAATCCGAACCAACGGAAGGCCTCGACACCAACGTCAAACTCAAGCCGCAGCAAGTTGCTTTCGGCCGTCACATGACTTTCAGCAACGACGAGAGTTGTCCACCCGCCGAGACGCGTTCCAATGCCGCTCAATTCCGCTGGATCGGAAGACAGGAAGAGGGCATTCACGTTTGGTGGTTCTTAGAATACTCGTCCGCCAAAACGGACAAGACAAACGGCGATGGGGCGACAAGCAAACCCGTCACGAGCAAACCGCCAACCTATGTTCGCTGCGATCTATTTGCAGAAGCGGCTCGAACAACACCGCATCCCAACGGCCATCCGCCACACGACGCGTTTCAGAACACGTTCATTGTGCTTGGACACCCCGTACCGGTTTCCGCGGTGATCACACCGCGCGAACCAGTCGCAAAACTTCAGTGGCCTGAGTGA
- a CDS encoding M1 family metallopeptidase, with translation MLLLALGFSFTLARQVDAQPLPNPKHSDATDRFHPLEPWLPTPNVYRTASGAPGPQYWQQRADYKIDIALNDENQSLRGTCQITYHNQSPDTLDYLWVQLDQNRFKNDSAAITSKSAPGIGSSASFSFVESMLAQEAFDGGYKIQSVTDPKGDEIDHLIVDTMMRVDLPKPLAPGQSTQLKLEYSYNIVDATMIRARGGYEYFEDDENYIYEIAQWFPRMAAYTDYTGWQHHQFLGSGEFTLELGDYDVRIDVPADMVVASTGTLANPNDVLKPEWKERLAEMKKGDDLQFIVTPEEAKANEKSRTEDRAVWNFTAKNVRDFAFAASRKFIWDAMPVTVDDQTVLAMSYYPNEAEPLWSQYSTESIAHTLDVYGRYSFEYPYEVAISVNGPVYGMEYPMICFNGPRPEDDGTYSKATKYGLISVIIHEVGHNFFPMIVNSDERQWTWMDEGLNTFLQYLTEQEWEDDYPSRRGPPEKIVPYMRGNNQRPIMTSSDEILQFGSNAYGKPATALNILRETVLGRERFDYAFSQYAKRWKFKRPTPSDFFRTMEDASGTDLDWFWRGWFYSTDHVDIAIDGVELYLIDSGDPDEAAERKRKEKDARDDNITDERNRALPLRRRIDWRPGLKDFYNSPDYDEEKVEEQDRKNYQQFLDKLSDEQRSLLRRTTRFYVVKFSNRGGLVMPIPLRIHYADNTSEDVQIPVEIWRFNGKEVKRLFLSEKEIVRLELDPKREIADTDGGNNHWPPKLQPSRFKLYQKGKSSNPMRKAEEAKKRKEEKKKKEEEAAKKEGEKASEDAAAEDKEPASDDPLKKADKEIEKESAESNAEESDEPKDTKANKKKAKADAKKKAAAEDKEPASE, from the coding sequence TTGTTGTTGCTGGCATTGGGATTCAGCTTCACACTTGCGAGACAGGTGGATGCTCAGCCGCTTCCCAACCCAAAACACAGTGATGCCACCGATCGTTTCCATCCTTTGGAACCGTGGTTGCCAACCCCCAACGTCTATCGAACGGCATCCGGTGCACCGGGACCTCAGTATTGGCAGCAACGTGCGGACTACAAGATTGACATCGCACTGAACGACGAGAACCAATCACTACGAGGCACTTGCCAAATCACCTACCACAATCAATCGCCAGACACGCTGGATTATCTGTGGGTGCAATTGGATCAAAACCGCTTCAAGAACGATTCCGCGGCCATCACCAGTAAATCTGCACCTGGAATTGGAAGCAGTGCGTCGTTCTCCTTCGTCGAATCCATGTTGGCGCAAGAAGCCTTCGATGGCGGCTACAAAATTCAGTCGGTGACCGATCCCAAAGGCGACGAGATCGATCATCTGATCGTCGACACCATGATGCGAGTCGACTTGCCCAAGCCACTCGCCCCCGGTCAATCCACGCAACTGAAACTGGAATACAGCTACAACATTGTCGACGCGACGATGATCCGTGCGCGAGGCGGATACGAGTACTTCGAAGACGACGAGAACTACATTTACGAGATTGCCCAATGGTTCCCGCGAATGGCCGCCTACACGGACTACACCGGATGGCAGCACCATCAATTTTTGGGCAGTGGCGAATTCACACTTGAGTTGGGCGACTATGACGTCCGCATCGATGTTCCGGCCGACATGGTGGTCGCTTCGACGGGAACCTTGGCGAACCCAAACGATGTGTTGAAACCAGAATGGAAAGAACGACTCGCCGAGATGAAAAAGGGCGACGACCTTCAATTCATCGTCACCCCGGAAGAAGCAAAGGCGAACGAGAAATCACGTACTGAAGATCGTGCGGTTTGGAATTTCACGGCCAAAAACGTTCGCGATTTTGCTTTCGCAGCCAGCCGCAAATTCATTTGGGATGCGATGCCGGTCACGGTTGATGACCAAACGGTGTTGGCGATGTCGTACTACCCAAACGAAGCCGAGCCGTTGTGGAGCCAGTACAGCACGGAGTCCATCGCTCACACGTTGGACGTCTACGGTCGCTATTCCTTTGAATACCCCTACGAAGTCGCGATCAGCGTCAACGGACCGGTGTACGGGATGGAGTACCCCATGATTTGCTTCAACGGGCCTCGTCCGGAAGACGATGGCACGTACAGCAAAGCCACCAAATACGGTTTGATCAGCGTGATCATCCACGAAGTTGGCCACAACTTCTTTCCAATGATCGTCAATAGTGACGAACGTCAGTGGACATGGATGGACGAGGGCCTCAACACGTTCCTGCAATACCTGACGGAACAAGAATGGGAAGACGATTACCCTTCACGACGCGGACCGCCGGAAAAAATTGTCCCGTACATGCGAGGCAACAACCAACGTCCAATCATGACCAGCAGCGACGAAATCCTTCAATTCGGATCCAATGCCTATGGAAAACCGGCCACCGCATTGAACATTCTTCGCGAGACCGTGCTGGGACGCGAACGGTTTGACTACGCATTCTCGCAGTACGCCAAACGATGGAAGTTCAAACGTCCAACACCCAGCGACTTCTTCCGAACGATGGAAGACGCCTCGGGAACGGACCTGGATTGGTTTTGGCGTGGTTGGTTCTACAGCACCGACCATGTCGACATCGCCATCGATGGGGTCGAACTCTATCTGATTGACAGTGGTGATCCCGATGAGGCTGCCGAGCGAAAACGAAAAGAGAAAGACGCTCGTGACGACAACATCACGGACGAACGCAATCGAGCCTTGCCACTTCGCCGCCGCATCGATTGGCGCCCCGGTCTGAAAGACTTCTACAATTCGCCCGACTACGACGAAGAAAAAGTCGAAGAACAAGACCGCAAGAACTACCAACAGTTCTTGGACAAACTTTCGGACGAACAACGATCGCTGCTTCGCCGCACCACGCGCTTCTACGTCGTCAAATTCTCGAATCGCGGTGGCTTGGTGATGCCCATCCCGCTTCGTATTCACTACGCCGACAACACATCGGAAGACGTCCAAATTCCAGTCGAGATTTGGCGTTTCAACGGCAAAGAAGTCAAAAGGCTCTTCTTGTCCGAGAAAGAAATCGTTCGATTGGAACTCGATCCCAAACGAGAAATCGCGGACACCGATGGTGGCAACAATCACTGGCCGCCCAAGTTGCAGCCCAGTCGCTTCAAGCTTTATCAGAAGGGCAAATCGAGTAACCCCATGAGGAAGGCAGAAGAAGCTAAAAAGCGAAAAGAAGAAAAGAAAAAGAAGGAAGAGGAAGCCGCCAAGAAAGAGGGCGAAAAGGCTTCAGAGGACGCGGCTGCGGAAGACAAGGAGCCAGCGTCGGACGATCCACTGAAGAAAGCCGACAAAGAGATCGAAAAGGAATCGGCCGAGTCAAACGCAGAAGAATCGGACGAACCGAAGGACACCAAGGCGAACAAGAAGAAAGCCAAGGCGGACGCGAAAAAGAAAGCGGCTGCTGAGGATAAGGAGCCCGCATCCGAATGA
- a CDS encoding Flp family type IVb pilin: MSRSNVWRSIRHFMLEEDGPTAVEYAVMLAMIIVVASVGINILVTETSNSLNHSSDAIAN, encoded by the coding sequence ATGTCCCGATCCAACGTTTGGCGATCGATTCGGCATTTCATGCTCGAAGAAGATGGCCCCACCGCTGTCGAATACGCTGTCATGTTGGCCATGATCATCGTCGTGGCCTCGGTGGGAATCAACATTTTGGTGACGGAGACGAGCAATAGTCTGAACCATTCCTCCGATGCCATTGCTAACTGA